A window from Chitinophagales bacterium encodes these proteins:
- a CDS encoding aminotransferase class V-fold PLP-dependent enzyme, translating to MQQHLLEVRKNIIGINHTFSTAFGDKKIIYADWTASGRMYRPIEDYLIEEVYPYVANTHTETTFTGSFMTNLYHESLQSIKRHVGAGNDEVIIACNSGMTGVVNKLQRILGYKLHESFRDKITIPEEERPVIFITHMEHHSNHTTWLETICDVAIIPPANNGGTNVAALESMLADYKNRQTKIASITACSNVTGIYTPYHEIAEVMHKHGGYCFVDFACSAPYVDINMNPENPDQHLDAVMFSPHKFLGGPGSSGVLVFKKELYKCMVPDHPGGGTVKWTSPYESHLYLDDIEAREDGGTPAFLQTIRAAKSIELKDYMNVAHIQEREEVLRKRLWDKVAVLPNVKILESNVTHRQAILSLQFDNLYFNMVVRALNDMYGIQSRGGCSCAGTYGHYLNDLDFERSVELRHEIEKGNALVKPGWVRISLHPTMLEEEIDHIADALRFVVENEQVIRDLYKVYKNDFKLDESLLPTAQYKHLTGTSL from the coding sequence GAGGACTACCTTATAGAGGAAGTATACCCATATGTAGCCAATACACATACGGAAACTACTTTTACCGGCTCGTTTATGACGAACCTGTATCATGAAAGCCTGCAAAGCATAAAAAGGCACGTTGGTGCCGGCAACGACGAAGTGATCATTGCGTGCAACTCAGGCATGACAGGGGTTGTCAACAAACTGCAACGTATATTAGGATACAAATTGCATGAGTCTTTCAGGGATAAGATAACCATACCCGAAGAAGAACGCCCTGTTATTTTCATTACACATATGGAACATCACAGCAACCATACCACGTGGCTGGAAACTATCTGCGATGTCGCTATCATTCCTCCTGCAAATAATGGGGGTACTAATGTGGCCGCCCTGGAAAGTATGCTGGCAGACTATAAAAACAGGCAAACCAAGATAGCCTCTATAACAGCCTGTTCAAATGTTACAGGTATCTATACTCCATATCATGAAATAGCAGAGGTAATGCACAAACATGGTGGATACTGCTTTGTCGATTTTGCCTGCTCAGCTCCTTATGTTGATATCAATATGAACCCAGAAAACCCCGACCAGCACCTGGATGCCGTAATGTTCTCACCACACAAGTTTCTGGGTGGGCCGGGCAGTTCAGGAGTACTGGTTTTCAAAAAAGAACTATATAAATGTATGGTACCTGACCACCCCGGTGGTGGAACAGTTAAGTGGACAAGCCCGTACGAAAGCCACTTGTACCTTGATGATATAGAAGCACGCGAAGACGGCGGAACACCGGCTTTTTTGCAGACTATACGTGCAGCTAAATCAATAGAATTGAAAGACTACATGAATGTGGCACATATACAGGAACGTGAGGAAGTACTGCGAAAACGCCTGTGGGATAAAGTAGCTGTGCTGCCTAATGTAAAGATATTGGAAAGCAACGTCACCCACAGACAGGCTATACTGTCCTTGCAGTTCGACAACCTGTATTTCAACATGGTAGTACGCGCACTGAACGACATGTATGGGATACAATCAAGAGGTGGGTGCTCATGTGCTGGCACTTACGGACACTACCTGAACGACCTGGATTTTGAAAGGTCGGTAGAACTAAGGCATGAGATAGAAAAAGGCAATGCATTGGTAAAGCCCGGCTGGGTAAGGATATCCTTGCACCCCACTATGCTGGAAGAAGAGATAGATCACATTGCAGATGCTCTCAGATTCGTAGTGGAAAATGAGCAGGTCATTCGCGACCTGTACAAAGTGTACAAAAACGACTTCAAGCTCGATGAATCATTGCTGCCTACTGCTCAATACAAACATCTGACAGGCACTTCATTATAA
- the rfbG gene encoding CDP-glucose 4,6-dehydratase — translation MVTAKYLQSVYKGKRVFLTGHTGFKGAWMMQILHWLGADVKGYALPPEKDKDLYNQVKGDNFCYSSITEDLRDLKKLHGELVRFDPHFVFHLAAQSLVRRSYEQPADTFMVNTQGTAHMLDALRDVGQACVALMITTDKVYQNPERGTPFKEDDKLGGYDPYSASKAAAEIVIESYQRSFFNPAEYNKHRKSVASVRAGNVIGGGDFSDDRIIPDIVRSIEYGEPVGLRNPKSIRPWQHVLEPIGAYLFLAAKMNEQPLEFNSAFNFGPDENDMLTVEDLTKIFFDRFGKGSYKSAEQDGALHEAKLLLLDSGKAKHTIGWQPKMDAATAIRWTADWYADKETPAHEKCMRQIESYFGSL, via the coding sequence ATGGTAACAGCAAAGTATTTACAGTCAGTATACAAAGGTAAACGTGTGTTCCTGACAGGACACACTGGCTTTAAAGGTGCCTGGATGATGCAGATACTGCATTGGCTGGGTGCTGATGTGAAAGGGTATGCTTTACCCCCTGAAAAAGATAAAGACCTGTATAACCAGGTGAAGGGTGATAACTTCTGTTACTCATCAATTACAGAAGACCTGCGCGACCTGAAAAAGTTGCATGGTGAGCTGGTGCGTTTTGATCCGCATTTTGTTTTTCACCTGGCAGCACAATCGTTGGTGAGGCGTAGCTATGAGCAGCCTGCCGACACGTTTATGGTAAATACGCAAGGCACTGCGCACATGCTGGATGCACTGCGCGATGTAGGGCAGGCATGTGTAGCCCTGATGATAACAACAGACAAGGTATACCAGAATCCGGAGCGGGGTACACCTTTCAAAGAGGATGATAAGCTGGGTGGTTATGATCCGTATTCTGCCAGTAAAGCAGCGGCTGAGATAGTGATAGAGTCTTACCAAAGATCTTTCTTTAATCCGGCAGAGTATAATAAGCACAGAAAATCAGTAGCATCTGTACGTGCTGGTAATGTAATAGGCGGTGGGGACTTTTCTGATGACCGTATTATACCGGATATTGTCCGGTCAATAGAATATGGAGAGCCTGTGGGGCTGCGCAATCCTAAATCGATACGCCCCTGGCAGCATGTACTCGAACCCATCGGCGCTTACCTTTTTCTTGCAGCGAAAATGAATGAGCAGCCATTGGAATTCAATTCGGCGTTCAACTTTGGCCCCGATGAAAATGATATGTTGACCGTGGAAGATCTGACCAAAATATTCTTTGACAGGTTTGGAAAGGGCTCTTACAAGTCAGCCGAGCAAGACGGTGCGCTGCATGAGGCAAAATTGCTATTGCTGGACAGCGGCAAGGCCAAGCACACAATCGGCTGGCAACCAAAAATGGATGCAGCCACAGCTATTCGCTGGACAGCTGACTGGTATGCAGATAAAGAAACACCTGCGCACGAAAAATGTATGCGCCAGATAGAAAGTTATTTCGGCAGTTTATAA
- the rfbF gene encoding glucose-1-phosphate cytidylyltransferase yields the protein MKVVIFAGGRGTRIAEESILRPKPMIEIGGKPILWHIMKIYAAYGHTEFIICLGYKGWMIKEYFINYFMHNADVTVDLSNNQLEVHNNFAEPFKISLIDTGLDTMTAGRLKRVLPYTNNETFMLTYGDGVSDVNIDQLLDFHKKSSKICTMTAIQATSRFGVIKMEGDGTITKFEEKPEDSGTWINGGFFVIEPGIKDYLPEKADDIMWERYPMDKLAEERQIAAYKHNNFWKCMDTIRDKEDLENLWETKPLWKKW from the coding sequence ATGAAAGTAGTAATATTTGCAGGTGGACGAGGGACACGCATTGCTGAAGAATCGATACTGAGACCTAAACCGATGATCGAGATAGGTGGCAAGCCCATACTGTGGCATATCATGAAGATATATGCTGCTTATGGACATACCGAGTTTATCATCTGCCTGGGCTATAAAGGCTGGATGATCAAGGAGTATTTCATCAACTATTTTATGCACAACGCAGATGTTACTGTCGACCTGTCGAATAACCAACTGGAAGTGCATAATAATTTTGCGGAGCCTTTCAAGATATCACTGATAGATACAGGCCTGGACACCATGACAGCCGGCAGGTTGAAAAGGGTATTGCCCTATACTAATAACGAAACCTTTATGCTTACTTATGGCGACGGCGTAAGCGATGTGAACATAGATCAACTCCTGGATTTTCATAAGAAGAGTAGTAAGATATGCACCATGACGGCAATACAAGCTACCAGCCGTTTTGGTGTGATAAAAATGGAGGGCGACGGCACGATCACGAAGTTTGAAGAGAAGCCGGAAGATAGTGGTACATGGATCAATGGCGGTTTCTTTGTAATAGAACCTGGTATTAAAGACTACCTGCCTGAAAAAGCGGATGACATCATGTGGGAGCGTTATCCGATGGATAAGCTGGCGGAAGAAAGGCAGATAGCAGCATACAAACACAATAACTTCTGGAAATGTATGGATACCATACGCGATAAAGAAGACCTGGAAAACCTCTGGGAGACAAAACCATTGTGGAAAAAATGGTAA
- a CDS encoding DUF4292 domain-containing protein, with amino-acid sequence MSRTLVILPFLLLVLSSSCKLIKKPGQNNTTADSTSVSIDSLAIDAETRPLITVEEPPVLEEPPVSPAMNTEKLALIDRLIPLWQHQVVFNTFKGKAKMHYEGSGQRQDFAANIRMARDSVIWIHITAGMGIVNVARILITPDSFQLVNYLSKSVIKMPIEEAQSFLPAAVDFHLLQDLLIGNVLNRSGIPTDAADMGGVWILDMEGNDVKQQVNYNKADSTMRSQQVLAGNNGFSGAIQYGNYSIINSRKFAINRAININSNNDLHYLDMTFNNASFDEELTFPFSIPDSYTLNK; translated from the coding sequence ATGAGTAGGACCTTAGTCATATTGCCGTTTTTATTGCTGGTTCTTTCATCGTCTTGTAAACTCATAAAGAAACCTGGGCAGAATAATACTACTGCCGATTCAACTTCAGTATCCATTGACTCCTTAGCCATTGATGCCGAAACAAGGCCTTTAATAACTGTTGAGGAGCCGCCTGTACTGGAAGAACCTCCTGTTAGCCCGGCAATGAATACCGAAAAACTGGCGCTTATTGACAGGTTGATACCTTTATGGCAACACCAGGTTGTTTTCAATACTTTTAAAGGCAAGGCGAAAATGCACTACGAAGGCAGCGGCCAGCGGCAAGACTTTGCCGCAAATATCAGGATGGCCAGGGACAGCGTAATATGGATACACATCACTGCCGGCATGGGTATTGTAAATGTTGCCCGTATACTGATCACGCCTGATAGTTTTCAATTAGTCAATTATTTGTCTAAATCGGTAATTAAAATGCCGATAGAAGAGGCACAGTCATTTTTACCGGCAGCAGTAGATTTCCACTTATTGCAGGACTTATTGATAGGGAATGTACTGAATCGTAGCGGTATACCTACAGATGCGGCCGATATGGGTGGTGTATGGATACTTGATATGGAAGGTAATGATGTGAAACAACAGGTAAACTATAATAAGGCAGACAGTACTATGCGTAGCCAACAGGTACTGGCGGGCAATAACGGTTTTTCCGGGGCGATACAGTATGGCAATTATTCTATCATCAACAGCAGGAAGTTTGCTATCAACAGGGCAATCAATATCAATAGTAACAATGACCTGCATTACCTGGATATGACCTTTAACAATGCCAGTTTCGATGAGGAGTTAACTTTCCCCTTTTCTATTCCCGATAGTTATACCCTGAACAAATAA
- a CDS encoding tetratricopeptide repeat protein — translation MILNKRNIILLSGLLGFCYYTSAQEIDTIPPKISEGSKLNAIALHYDAVRDRNKGDNAEAEQKLRNAIKFDPEGAGLYYDLARINMSRKQMGEAEKNLKKAIKLEPGNKWYKEQYAILLLDENKFKQAAETYEEILAEDEHNREYLQTIAYLYQRAGDKDKAIATFDKLLKMYGDDEELLEGKLQLYLNSNDLDKAVEVNNLLISIAPNESSYYVRLAEMYNNSDQPDKAADIYKKAEELFPDDPSIQLSLSEYYKKKGDKAKYKKYVEKVVTNNALEPSEQLTVLGGYIITAEDSTDREFGLQLAKTVAEQNPEDARAIAAYGDMLGIMEQWDASAEQYKRSAELEPASYVVWKTLLSVYLQEQKPDSIVKYSERALRLFPNQAQLHYLNGVAYNMKKDYIKAVNSLERAIDMMPEENKGELAGMYATLADIYNNSKDYEQSDENFEKSLKLSPDNPTTLNNYSYYLSERNVRLADAEKMSKRSLELVPDLPTFLDTYGWILYKQGNYKKAKEYVEKAIEKEDEAASATLWEHLGDIYYKLNDHNKALECWQKAKKLGTDSPHIDKKISEKRLYE, via the coding sequence ATGATATTAAATAAAAGGAACATTATTCTATTAAGTGGTCTCCTGGGCTTTTGTTACTACACATCAGCACAGGAGATCGATACTATTCCACCTAAGATAAGCGAGGGTAGCAAGCTGAATGCTATCGCCCTGCATTACGATGCTGTACGCGACCGTAATAAAGGTGATAATGCTGAAGCTGAACAAAAATTGCGTAACGCTATAAAGTTTGATCCTGAAGGTGCAGGCTTGTATTACGACCTGGCGCGTATCAATATGTCGCGTAAGCAGATGGGCGAAGCGGAAAAAAATCTCAAGAAAGCCATTAAACTAGAGCCAGGCAATAAATGGTATAAGGAACAATACGCCATTTTGTTGCTTGACGAAAACAAGTTCAAACAGGCAGCTGAAACATATGAAGAGATACTGGCAGAAGATGAGCATAATCGCGAATATCTGCAAACCATAGCCTACCTGTACCAGCGTGCAGGTGATAAGGATAAAGCGATCGCTACATTTGACAAACTGCTGAAAATGTATGGTGATGATGAAGAGTTGCTGGAAGGGAAATTACAATTGTATCTGAACAGTAATGACCTGGATAAGGCTGTGGAGGTAAATAATCTGCTGATCAGCATTGCACCCAATGAAAGTAGCTACTATGTACGACTGGCAGAAATGTATAATAACAGCGACCAACCGGACAAGGCTGCTGATATATATAAAAAGGCAGAGGAGCTTTTCCCGGACGATCCTAGTATACAGTTAAGCCTGTCTGAATATTACAAAAAGAAAGGAGATAAGGCTAAGTATAAAAAATACGTAGAAAAGGTAGTGACCAATAACGCGCTGGAGCCTTCGGAACAACTTACCGTATTGGGGGGCTATATTATTACAGCAGAAGATAGTACAGATAGAGAATTTGGCCTACAGCTGGCAAAGACAGTTGCCGAACAAAACCCTGAAGATGCAAGGGCCATAGCAGCATATGGCGACATGTTGGGTATCATGGAGCAATGGGATGCCTCTGCAGAGCAATACAAAAGATCAGCAGAGCTGGAGCCTGCCAGCTACGTAGTATGGAAGACCTTGTTATCCGTATACCTACAGGAACAAAAACCCGACTCTATCGTAAAGTATAGCGAGCGGGCTTTGCGGCTATTCCCCAACCAGGCGCAACTTCATTACCTGAATGGTGTAGCCTACAATATGAAGAAGGATTATATCAAAGCGGTGAATTCGCTGGAACGGGCCATTGATATGATGCCGGAAGAGAATAAAGGGGAGTTAGCTGGTATGTATGCAACACTGGCTGATATTTATAACAATAGTAAAGACTACGAACAATCGGACGAGAATTTTGAAAAGTCACTCAAGCTGTCACCTGATAATCCTACTACATTGAATAACTACAGCTACTACCTGTCTGAAAGAAATGTACGGCTGGCAGATGCTGAAAAGATGTCTAAACGATCGCTGGAGCTGGTACCCGATCTGCCCACCTTCCTGGACACCTATGGGTGGATATTGTATAAGCAGGGCAATTACAAAAAGGCTAAAGAGTATGTAGAAAAGGCGATCGAGAAAGAGGATGAAGCTGCCAGCGCTACTTTGTGGGAACACCTGGGAGACATTTACTATAAGCTGAATGACCACAACAAGGCTCTCGAGTGCTGGCAGAAAGCAAAAAAACTGGGTACGGACAGTCCGCATATAGACAAGAAGATAAGTGAGAAGAGATTATATGAGTAG
- a CDS encoding nucleotidyltransferase: MNIIIPMAGMGKRMRPHTLTTPKPLIPVAGKPTVQRMVEDIINTSGEKVEEIAFIIAPSFGEAAEKNLLAIAERLGAKGKICYQREAQGTAHAILCASESLTGNVLIAFADTLFKASFNFDASKDAIIWTQKVEDPSAFGVVKLNDKGEIEAFIEKPKEFVTDLAIIGVYYFKDGDNLKKELQRLIDEDIKLKGEYQITDAMDHMLKKGMKFYTDLVEEWLDCGNKDATVYTNQRILELKKDVEELVHPSVVINNSVIIPPCYIGEGVVLTNSVVGPHVSLESGVQVTDSRISNSIIQSDSIVKNVCLQNSMLGKSVSYSEKPQDLSLGDFSTRS, from the coding sequence ATGAATATCATTATCCCTATGGCCGGCATGGGAAAGCGCATGAGGCCACATACACTTACCACTCCTAAACCCCTGATACCGGTTGCCGGTAAGCCTACCGTTCAACGTATGGTGGAGGATATCATTAATACATCGGGCGAAAAAGTAGAAGAGATAGCCTTTATTATAGCGCCAAGCTTTGGTGAGGCTGCGGAGAAAAACCTGTTGGCCATAGCTGAAAGGTTGGGCGCTAAGGGTAAGATATGTTACCAGCGCGAAGCTCAGGGCACGGCACACGCTATACTGTGTGCTTCTGAAAGTCTGACCGGGAATGTGCTGATAGCATTTGCAGATACATTATTCAAAGCCAGTTTTAATTTTGATGCGAGTAAAGATGCTATCATATGGACGCAAAAAGTAGAAGATCCTTCGGCGTTTGGTGTAGTAAAGCTGAATGACAAAGGCGAGATAGAGGCATTCATAGAAAAGCCTAAAGAGTTTGTCACCGACCTGGCCATCATCGGGGTATATTATTTTAAAGACGGTGATAACCTGAAGAAAGAGTTACAACGTCTGATAGATGAAGACATCAAGCTGAAAGGTGAATACCAGATCACTGACGCTATGGACCATATGCTGAAAAAAGGCATGAAGTTCTACACAGACCTGGTAGAAGAATGGCTGGATTGCGGAAACAAAGACGCAACGGTATATACTAACCAAAGAATACTGGAGCTGAAAAAAGATGTGGAAGAGTTGGTACATCCGTCTGTTGTTATCAATAACTCTGTAATTATTCCTCCTTGTTATATTGGAGAGGGTGTGGTGTTAACCAACTCTGTTGTAGGTCCACACGTATCGCTGGAGAGTGGTGTACAGGTAACTGATTCAAGGATAAGCAATAGTATCATACAATCTGATAGCATTGTTAAAAATGTATGCCTGCAAAACTCCATGTTGGGTAAAAGCGTATCTTACAGTGAGAAGCCACAGGACTTAAGTCTTGGAGATTTCTCTACCCGGTCATGA
- the dut gene encoding dUTP diphosphatase — MLKVRLVNKSSHPLPEYQTTGSAGMDIRVFLEEPVTLQPLERKLMPTGLYIALPEGFEAQIRPRSGLAIKRGLTLVNTPGTIDSDYRGEIMVPLINLSSEPQTINDGERIAQMIIARYEQIGWEAVAELDATDRGKGGFGHSGVK; from the coding sequence ATGTTAAAAGTGAGGTTGGTTAACAAATCGTCGCACCCACTGCCGGAGTACCAGACTACGGGCTCTGCGGGTATGGATATAAGGGTCTTTCTTGAGGAACCGGTAACGTTGCAACCACTGGAACGAAAGCTGATGCCTACAGGTCTGTATATAGCATTGCCTGAAGGTTTTGAGGCACAGATACGCCCAAGGAGTGGTCTTGCTATAAAACGCGGGCTGACCCTGGTAAATACTCCCGGTACCATAGACAGCGATTACAGGGGGGAAATTATGGTTCCGCTCATCAACCTGTCGTCAGAACCCCAGACCATAAATGACGGGGAAAGAATAGCCCAGATGATCATAGCCCGTTATGAGCAGATAGGCTGGGAAGCTGTAGCAGAACTGGATGCCACAGACCGAGGAAAAGGTGGTTTCGGGCATTCGGGCGTTAAATAA
- a CDS encoding beta-lactamase family protein: MKKILALAAGIIISTGAIAKDKGRELDSIVTHWKNLAKYNGSALVTHHGKELLYKGYGIRAVDYGNIDAKKTLYIIGGATEMFTSTLVFKLQEEGKLSINDTLSKYLPDFPNSKKITLKQLLAHRSGVYDYMNNDSLYLKSVVAPMERKELMGYFKNKPLNFKPGSKTEYSTSDYYLLGMIIEKVTDTTYYAAMRQYILDPLKIENSGFNFGGFASWDKAQGYDILNTSRFIPAFPIDSTISFASAGLFTSAEGINRFFKAMMSNKILKKNSWETMTTDQGDGFAYGWQVKEIDGKKAVGHTGETYGFVSSCFMIPEDTTFIILMNNDFESEVFKIADNLEAALYDQPYSLPERRESVFLEQRRLESYEGRYEFENGQDMNVYTRDKLLWGKMTNGEEFTMLADKKPDEFFMASVDIEFYFIRDRKTNLVTDVIVRQNRKELKGHKWQ, from the coding sequence ATGAAGAAGATCTTGGCACTTGCAGCCGGTATTATTATATCTACAGGAGCAATAGCAAAGGATAAAGGCAGAGAACTGGACAGCATTGTAACACACTGGAAGAACCTGGCCAAATATAACGGTAGTGCGCTAGTAACACATCATGGCAAAGAGTTGTTATATAAAGGCTACGGTATTCGTGCGGTTGATTACGGCAATATTGATGCGAAGAAAACATTATATATCATCGGGGGAGCAACAGAAATGTTTACCTCAACACTCGTATTTAAACTACAGGAAGAGGGTAAACTATCCATAAACGATACCCTATCTAAGTACCTGCCGGATTTCCCGAATAGCAAGAAAATAACTCTGAAACAACTACTTGCACACCGTTCAGGAGTATATGACTATATGAACAATGATAGCCTGTACCTGAAAAGCGTAGTTGCCCCTATGGAAAGGAAAGAACTCATGGGCTATTTTAAAAACAAACCTCTGAACTTTAAACCGGGATCAAAAACAGAATACTCCACGTCTGATTACTACCTGCTGGGCATGATAATAGAAAAAGTAACTGATACTACCTACTATGCTGCTATGAGACAATACATACTTGATCCGCTAAAAATAGAGAACTCAGGGTTCAATTTCGGAGGGTTTGCCAGTTGGGACAAGGCACAGGGATATGATATACTGAATACTTCCCGTTTTATCCCGGCTTTCCCTATCGACTCAACCATAAGTTTTGCATCCGCGGGGCTTTTCACCAGTGCCGAGGGCATTAACAGGTTCTTCAAAGCAATGATGAGTAATAAGATACTAAAGAAGAATAGTTGGGAAACTATGACCACAGATCAAGGCGACGGCTTCGCCTATGGCTGGCAGGTAAAAGAGATTGACGGCAAGAAAGCAGTAGGACACACCGGTGAAACGTATGGTTTTGTCAGTTCCTGCTTTATGATACCTGAGGACACCACATTTATTATCCTGATGAATAATGATTTTGAGAGTGAAGTATTCAAAATAGCCGATAACCTTGAGGCCGCCTTGTATGACCAACCATATTCCCTTCCTGAACGCAGAGAATCTGTGTTCCTGGAGCAACGCAGGCTGGAAAGCTACGAAGGACGTTATGAGTTTGAGAATGGCCAGGACATGAATGTATACACACGTGATAAACTGCTTTGGGGTAAAATGACCAATGGCGAGGAGTTTACCATGCTGGCCGATAAAAAGCCGGATGAATTCTTTATGGCTTCCGTAGACATTGAATTCTATTTCATAAGAGACCGGAAAACCAACCTTGTGACCGATGTGATCGTACGACAGAACAGGAAAGAACTGAAAGGCCACAAGTGGCAGTAA
- a CDS encoding OsmC family peroxiredoxin translates to MKRNATAVWQGSGKEGKGHLTTQSTTLNQTQYSYTSRFEEGVGTNPEELIAAAHAGCFCMKLSFLVDGAGFTATELNAKCVVSLEDGAIKTSHITLAAKIDGISKEKFDELVADAEKNCPISKSLTAQISVDATLN, encoded by the coding sequence ATGAAACGCAACGCTACAGCCGTATGGCAGGGTTCGGGTAAAGAAGGTAAAGGTCACCTGACCACGCAAAGCACGACACTCAACCAAACACAATACTCCTACACCAGCCGCTTTGAAGAGGGTGTTGGTACCAATCCCGAAGAACTTATAGCCGCAGCGCATGCAGGCTGTTTCTGTATGAAGCTATCCTTCCTGGTAGATGGCGCCGGCTTTACAGCCACTGAGCTGAACGCCAAATGTGTAGTGTCTTTAGAGGATGGCGCCATCAAAACATCTCATATTACACTGGCAGCCAAAATTGACGGCATCTCCAAAGAAAAGTTCGATGAGCTGGTGGCCGATGCTGAAAAGAACTGCCCCATATCCAAATCGCTGACGGCACAGATAAGCGTTGATGCTACACTGAACTAA
- a CDS encoding YkgJ family cysteine cluster protein — translation MLPDNWQKQAKEHQKAYKRMLEKGNKNKILNALPELHDEAFRQIDCLECANCCKNYSPRFKNPDIKRIAKVLGMKEGELVDQYLKLDEDNDYVLKQSPCPFLAEDNTCNIYDDRPSDCRRYPYTDEDVIIKRVPLTLKNATVCPITFHVLERLQEIVDNK, via the coding sequence ATGTTACCTGACAATTGGCAGAAACAGGCTAAAGAGCACCAGAAGGCATACAAGCGTATGCTGGAAAAAGGTAACAAGAACAAGATACTCAATGCTCTGCCGGAGTTGCACGACGAGGCATTCCGGCAGATAGATTGCCTGGAGTGCGCCAATTGCTGCAAGAATTATTCCCCGCGTTTCAAGAACCCCGATATCAAGCGCATAGCCAAAGTTTTGGGTATGAAAGAGGGTGAATTGGTAGACCAATATCTGAAGCTGGACGAGGATAATGATTATGTATTGAAACAGTCGCCTTGCCCCTTCCTGGCAGAGGATAATACCTGCAACATCTACGACGACCGCCCGAGCGACTGCCGGCGTTATCCATATACGGATGAAGATGTTATCATAAAGCGGGTGCCACTAACGTTAAAGAACGCAACGGTTTGTCCCATCACATTTCATGTGTTGGAGCGCCTGCAGGAAATAGTGGATAATAAATAA
- a CDS encoding ParB/RepB/Spo0J family partition protein, with protein sequence MSTNNKKQALGKGIRALLNTIDEEMQGSDEKAAPPSVTGQNAGSIMRIPVDQIVVNPKQPRRDFDEAALRELSESIKLHDIIQPVTVVKISPVKYQLISGERRLRASKLAGLKDIPAYIRTADDQQMLEMALLENLQRENLNAIEIGLSYRRLMDECDMTQEEVAERMKKDRSTVTNYLRLLRLPPDVQKAVRDGELSMGHARAIIGLEQVDQQLYVFREVREKGLSVRQTEKLVKDMANPDSGKSSSSKSTTVKLPPAYKRIEDSMASHFSTRVKMDRKKNGKGTISIEYYNDEDLERIMKLMHLD encoded by the coding sequence ATGTCGACTAATAACAAGAAACAGGCTTTGGGAAAAGGTATTCGCGCTTTACTGAATACTATTGATGAGGAGATGCAGGGCTCTGACGAGAAGGCCGCACCGCCTTCCGTCACAGGGCAGAATGCGGGTAGCATTATGCGCATACCTGTAGACCAGATAGTGGTGAACCCAAAACAACCCCGCCGCGATTTTGATGAAGCTGCCCTGAGAGAACTTTCAGAAAGCATCAAGCTGCACGATATCATTCAGCCGGTAACGGTAGTAAAAATAAGTCCTGTAAAATACCAGCTTATTTCGGGCGAACGCCGTTTGCGTGCCTCTAAACTGGCTGGACTGAAAGATATTCCTGCATACATACGTACCGCAGACGACCAGCAGATGCTGGAAATGGCCCTGCTGGAAAACCTGCAGCGCGAGAACCTGAATGCTATTGAAATAGGCCTGAGCTATCGCCGCCTGATGGATGAGTGTGATATGACGCAGGAAGAGGTGGCGGAGCGTATGAAAAAAGACCGCTCTACCGTAACCAATTACCTGCGCCTGCTGCGCCTGCCCCCCGATGTGCAGAAAGCCGTAAGGGATGGTGAGCTGAGTATGGGTCACGCCAGGGCTATCATTGGCCTTGAGCAGGTAGACCAGCAATTGTATGTCTTCCGCGAGGTAAGGGAAAAAGGCCTGTCCGTCAGGCAAACAGAAAAGCTGGTGAAGGATATGGCTAACCCGGATAGTGGTAAGTCTTCTTCGTCTAAATCAACTACGGTAAAATTGCCGCCAGCCTACAAGCGTATCGAAGACAGTATGGCGTCTCACTTTTCTACCCGTGTAAAAATGGATCGTAAGAAGAATGGCAAAGGCACCATCAGTATCGAATATTATAATGATGAGGACCTGGAGCGCATCATGAAACTGATGCACCTGGATTAA